The Juglans microcarpa x Juglans regia isolate MS1-56 chromosome 8S, Jm3101_v1.0, whole genome shotgun sequence genome has a window encoding:
- the LOC121244643 gene encoding GTP-binding protein At2g22870-like, whose protein sequence is MLLLRNRLLPSPSLLLLPKSTSFPLSIPTRLSHSTRRQYPTQNATSASTSKTTQTPPISDAARFVRTILFVPPGVDPDEVTDDMVLPGSNIVVGPYTGDSRIKEVEFVKSSGRAKDCPKDDRPEFAILGRSNVGKSSLINALVRKKEVALTSKKPGKTQLINHFLVNKSWYIVDLPGYGFAKAPDASRMDWSSFTKGYFLNRDTLVAVLLLIDASVPPQKIDLDCANWLGRNNIPLTFVFTKCDKMKASKGKRPDENIKLFQQLIRQNYREHPPWIMTSSVTGLGRDELLLHMSQLRNYWDQ, encoded by the exons ATGTTACTTCTGAGAAACCGCCTACTCCCTTCTCCTTCTTTGTTACTTCTGCCTAAATCCACATCTTTCCCCCTCTCTATCCCAACCCGTCTCTCCCACTCCACCCGCCGCCAATATCCAACCCAGAATGCAACCTCAGCCTCTACCTCGAAGACCACTCAAACACCACCTATCTCCGATGCCGCCCGGTTTGTCCGGACAATCCTGTTCGTTCCGCCCGGAGTTGACCCGGACGAGGTCACTGACGACATGGTCCTGCCTGGCTCAAACATCGTGGTCGGACCCTACACGGGTGACTCCCGGATTAAGGAAGTGGAGTTTGTGAAGAGCAGCGGAAGGGCCAAGGATTGTCCCAAGGATGACCGACCTGAGTTTGCAATTCTGGGTCGCTCTAATGTTGGCAAGTCTTCGCTTATCAATGCCCTCGTTCGCAAGAAAGAAGTTGCTCTTACATCTAAGAAACCAG GAAAGACCCAACTTATCAATCATTTCTTGGTAAATAAGAGCTGGTATATCGTGGATTTGCCTGGTTATGG GTTTGCTAAAGCCCCAGATGCTTCTCGAATGGATTGGTCATCTTTCACCAAAGGCTATTTTTTAAACAGAGATACTCTTGTTGCTGTCCTTCTTCTTATTGATGCAAGTGTTCCGCCTCAGAAGATTGACCTGGACTGTGCTAATTGGCTTGGACGGAACAAT ATACCGttgacttttgttttcacaaaGTGTGACAAAATGAAGGCAAGCAAAGGAAAGAGGCCCGATGAGAACATCAAGCTTTTTCAACAGCTGATCAGACAAAATTACCGGGAACATCCCCCATGGATCATGACCAGCAGTGTCACTGGTTTGGGCAGAGATGAGCTTCTCCTACATATGTCACAGCTAAGGAACTACTGGGATCAATAG
- the LOC121243863 gene encoding glutamate receptor 2.3-like isoform X3, which translates to MIMSWNVPPRVAACYLFMFFIVLSERIIKVAKAQNTTLTQVDVGVVLDLDGRNGKVGMSCINMALSDFYASHTHYKTRLVLNPRDSRHEVVQAAVAALYLTKNTKVKAIIGPQNSMQANFVIDLGNKSQVPIISFSATSPSLTSLRSPYFFRIAQNDSSQVKAISAIIQAFGWREAVPIYIDNEYGEGIIPYFIDALQDIDVRVPYRSVISPLANDSEISRELYKLMTMQTRVFIVHMSHNLSSRVFTMAKEIGMMSEGYVWIITTGIANFVGSKERSVLASMQGVLGVKTYVPETKELESFTVRWKTKFQQDNPTITDVDLNVFGLWAYDAASALAMAVEKVGTTNLGVGKSTNASSNLIDLESFEISQDGPKLREAIQDTKFRGLAGEFNLLNGQLQSSTFQIINVNGNGERQVGFWTPEDGLRRELNSKNTSKYSTSKNNLGPIIWPGDLTSVPKGWEIPTNRKKLRIGVPVNYNGSSGFVKVIYDHSTNRTHVTGYCIDIFNAVMGSLPYSISYYFIPFAKPGGESAGTYDDLVYQVFLQKFDAAVGDITIIANRSKFVDFTLPFTESGVTMVVPLRDNRRKNAWVFLKPLSWDLWMSSGCFFVFIGFVVWLLEHRVNEDFRGPCSHQIGTSLWYAFSTMVFAHREIVINNCTRIVVIIWVFVVLILTQSYTASLASLLTVQQLQPTITEVKQLIKNGERVGYPRGSFVFGILKEMSFKESQFKQYNSIEECDELLSKGSANGGIAAAFDEIPYMKLFIGKYCSKYTMAASIYKTNGFGFVSIPRGSPLVADVSRAILNVTEGEKMKEIESAWLKKETNCEDSNAQVSSESLDLSSFWGLFLIAGIASLSALIFTVSMFFYKERQHIFKPFGAGDSILGRIHHILRTFLERDLRSHTFRKKASMSLQDKKEIGSLNGIGAGQASTSTRHLSNQSNCLTQTEIHSTSFEVSETLSREYGIIPNSNGQTSQVPAPTTSVEIIENPT; encoded by the exons ATGATCATGAGCTGGAACGTCCCTCCTAGAGTTGCAGCCTGTTATCTATTCATGTTCTTCATTGTTCTTTCGGAAAGGATTATCAAGGTCGCCAAGGCacaaaacacgacattaacCCAAGTTGATGTGGGTGTGGTTTTGGACTTGGATGGGCGGAATGGGAAGGTCGGGATGAGCTGCATCAACATGGCTCTTTCCGACTTCTATGCCTCTCATACTCACTACAAAACTAGGCTGGTCCTCAACCCCAGGGACTCCAGACATGAAGTTGTCCAAGCTGCTGTTGCAG CTCTATAcctaacaaaaaatacaaaagtgaAAGCCATCATAGGGCCACAAAACTCAATGCAGGCAAACTTTGTCATTGATCTTGGGAATAAATCTCAGGTGCCCATCATATCATTCTCAGCAACAAGCCCTTCTCTTACCTCACTTCGTAGTCCATACTTTTTTCGAATTGCTCAAAACGACTCATCTCAAGTGAAAGCCATAAGTGCAATTATTCAAGCTTTTGGATGGAGAGAAGCCGTACCTATCTATATAGACAACGAGTATGGAGAAGGTATAATACCCTACTTCATTGATGCCTTGCAAGATATTGATGTTCGTGTTCCCTATCGAAGTGTCATTTCTCCATTGGCCAATGATAGCGAAATCAGTAGAGAACTTTACAAGTTGATGACAATGCAAACTAGAGTTTTCATTGTGCACATGTCGCATAATCTCAGTTCTCGAGTTTTCACAATGGCAAAAGAGATTGGAATGATGAGCGAAGGATATGTTTGGATCATTACCACTGGGATAGCCAACTTTGTTGGGTCGAAAGAACGTTCAGTTCTTGCCTCAATGCAAGGGGTATTGGGTGTGAAGACTTATGTTCCAGAGACAAAAGAGCTTGAAAGTTTTACAGTTCGATGGAAAACGAAATTCCAACAAGACAACCCAACCATTACAGATGTTGATTTGAATGTTTTTGGTTTGTGGGCTTATGATGCTGCTTCAGCTTTAGCCATGGCAGTTGAGAAGGTTGGGACTACAAATCTCGGGGTTGGAAAGAGTACAAATGCTTCAAGCAACTTAATTGATCTTGAAAGTTTCGAGATCTCCCAAGATGGTCCAAAACTTCGTGAAGCTATACAGGATACTAAGTTTAGAGGCCTTGCTGGGGAGTTCAATCTTCTTAATGGGCAGTTACAATCATCGACTTTTCAGATAATTAATGTGAATGGTAATGGAGAAAGACAGGTTGGATTTTGGACACCAGAAGATGGACTCAGAAGGGAATTGAATTCGAAGAACACTAGCAAATATTCTACTTCCAAGAACAATCTGGGACCTATTATATGGCCTGGTGATCTAACCTCTGTTCCTAAAGGTTGGGAGATTCCAACAAATAGAAAGAAGCTACGAATAGGAGTGCCAGTGAATTATAATGGTTCCAGCGGATTTGTTAAGGTCATATATGATCATAGCACTAACAGAACACATGTTACTGGGTATTGTATTGACATCTTCAATGCTGTGATGGGATCATTACCATATTCTATTAGCTACTACTTCATTCCCTTTGCAAAACCTGGAGGTGAAAGCGCCGGTACTTACGATGATTTGGTCTATCAAGTATTTCTTCAG AAATTTGATGCTGCGGTAGGCGATATAACGATCATAGCAAATAGGTCTAAGTTTGTGGATTTCACATTGCCATTCACGGAATCTGGAGTGACCATGGTAGTGCCACTCAGAGATAATAGGAGGAAAAATGCATGGGTGTTCTTGAAGCCTTTAAGTTGGGACCTTTGGATGTCAAGCGGTTGTTTCTTTGTATTCATTGGCTTTGTGGTATGGCTTCTTGAACATAGAGTAAATGAAGATTTTCGTGGGCCTTGCTCACATCAGATTGGGACAAGCTTATGGTATGCTTTCTCAACCATGGTTTTCGCACATC GGGAGATAGTGATAAACAACTGCACTAGGATTGTAGTGATCATATGGGTATTTGTAGTGCTCATTCTTACTCAAAGTTACACTGCGAGTTTGGCATCTCTCCTAACAGTTCAACAGCTCCAACCAACAATTACTGAGGTCAAGCAGCTTATTAAGAATGGGGAGAGGGTTGGGTACCCAAGGGGTTCTTTTGTGTTTGGAATCTTAAAAGAAATGTCTTTTAAGGAATCTCAGTTTAAGCAGTATAATTCAATAGAAGAATGTGATGAGCTTTTGTCTAAAGGAAGTGCCAATGGTGGTATAGCTGCTGCTTTTGATGAGATCCCTTACATGAAGCTGTTTATAGGAAAATATTGCTCCAAGTATACCATGGCTGCATCAATCTATAAAACTAATGGGTTTGGCTTTGTAA GTATTCCAAGAGGTTCACCTCTTGTAGCAGATGTTTCTAGGGCAATCTTGAATGTGACAGaaggagagaaaatgaaagagattgAAAGTGCATGGTTAAAGAAAGAAACCAATTGTGAAGACTCCAATGCCCAAGTTTCTTCTGAAAGTCTTGACCTCTCTAGCTTCTGGGGCCTATTTCTCATTGCTGGGATTGCTTCCTTATCAGCTCTCATCTTCACTGTGTCTATGTTCTTTTACAAGGAGAGGCAGCATATCTTCAAACCCTTTGGTGCAGGAGACTCAATATTGGGAAGAATTCATCATATATTAAGAACTTTCCTTGAGAGAGACCTTCGCTCGCATACATTTAGAAAGAAAGCATCAATGTCATTGcaagacaaaaaagaaattggCAGTCTTAATGGTATAGGTGCAGGTCAAGCCTCAACAAGCACTAGACACCTATCAAATCAGTCAAATTGTTTAACACAAACGGAAATCCACTCTACTTCCTTCGAAGTTTCAGAAACACTATCTAGAGAATACGGTATTATTCCCAATTCAAACGGTCAAACATCTCAAGTACCAGCACCAACTACTTCTGTTGAGATCATTGAAAACCCAACTTAA
- the LOC121243863 gene encoding glutamate receptor 2.2-like isoform X1, translating to MIMSWNVPPRVAACYLFMFFIVLSERIIKVAKAQNTTLTQVDVGVVLDLDGRNGKVGMSCINMALSDFYASHTHYKTRLVLNPRDSRHEVVQAAVAALYLTKNTKVKAIIGPQNSMQANFVIDLGNKSQVPIISFSATSPSLTSLRSPYFFRIAQNDSSQVKAISAIIQAFGWREAVPIYIDNEYGEGIIPYFIDALQDIDVRVPYRSVISPLANDSEISRELYKLMTMQTRVFIVHMSHNLSSRVFTMAKEIGMMSEGYVWIITTGIANFVGSKERSVLASMQGVLGVKTYVPETKELESFTVRWKTKFQQDNPTITDVDLNVFGLWAYDAASALAMAVEKVGTTNLGVGKSTNASSNLIDLESFEISQDGPKLREAIQDTKFRGLAGEFNLLNGQLQSSTFQIINVNGNGERQVGFWTPEDGLRRELNSKNTSKYSTSKNNLGPIIWPGDLTSVPKGWEIPTNRKKLRIGVPVNYNGSSGFVKVIYDHSTNRTHVTGYCIDIFNAVMGSLPYSISYYFIPFAKPGGESAGTYDDLVYQVFLQKFDAAVGDITIIANRSKFVDFTLPFTESGVTMVVPLRDNRRKNAWVFLKPLSWDLWMSSGCFFVFIGFVVWLLEHRVNEDFRGPCSHQIGTSLWYAFSTMVFAHREIVINNCTRIVVIIWVFVVLILTQSYTASLASLLTVQQLQPTITEVKQLIKNGERVGYPRGSFVFGILKEMSFKESQFKQYNSIEECDELLSKGSANGGIAAAFDEIPYMKLFIGKYCSKYTMAASIYKTNGFGFVFQEVHLL from the exons ATGATCATGAGCTGGAACGTCCCTCCTAGAGTTGCAGCCTGTTATCTATTCATGTTCTTCATTGTTCTTTCGGAAAGGATTATCAAGGTCGCCAAGGCacaaaacacgacattaacCCAAGTTGATGTGGGTGTGGTTTTGGACTTGGATGGGCGGAATGGGAAGGTCGGGATGAGCTGCATCAACATGGCTCTTTCCGACTTCTATGCCTCTCATACTCACTACAAAACTAGGCTGGTCCTCAACCCCAGGGACTCCAGACATGAAGTTGTCCAAGCTGCTGTTGCAG CTCTATAcctaacaaaaaatacaaaagtgaAAGCCATCATAGGGCCACAAAACTCAATGCAGGCAAACTTTGTCATTGATCTTGGGAATAAATCTCAGGTGCCCATCATATCATTCTCAGCAACAAGCCCTTCTCTTACCTCACTTCGTAGTCCATACTTTTTTCGAATTGCTCAAAACGACTCATCTCAAGTGAAAGCCATAAGTGCAATTATTCAAGCTTTTGGATGGAGAGAAGCCGTACCTATCTATATAGACAACGAGTATGGAGAAGGTATAATACCCTACTTCATTGATGCCTTGCAAGATATTGATGTTCGTGTTCCCTATCGAAGTGTCATTTCTCCATTGGCCAATGATAGCGAAATCAGTAGAGAACTTTACAAGTTGATGACAATGCAAACTAGAGTTTTCATTGTGCACATGTCGCATAATCTCAGTTCTCGAGTTTTCACAATGGCAAAAGAGATTGGAATGATGAGCGAAGGATATGTTTGGATCATTACCACTGGGATAGCCAACTTTGTTGGGTCGAAAGAACGTTCAGTTCTTGCCTCAATGCAAGGGGTATTGGGTGTGAAGACTTATGTTCCAGAGACAAAAGAGCTTGAAAGTTTTACAGTTCGATGGAAAACGAAATTCCAACAAGACAACCCAACCATTACAGATGTTGATTTGAATGTTTTTGGTTTGTGGGCTTATGATGCTGCTTCAGCTTTAGCCATGGCAGTTGAGAAGGTTGGGACTACAAATCTCGGGGTTGGAAAGAGTACAAATGCTTCAAGCAACTTAATTGATCTTGAAAGTTTCGAGATCTCCCAAGATGGTCCAAAACTTCGTGAAGCTATACAGGATACTAAGTTTAGAGGCCTTGCTGGGGAGTTCAATCTTCTTAATGGGCAGTTACAATCATCGACTTTTCAGATAATTAATGTGAATGGTAATGGAGAAAGACAGGTTGGATTTTGGACACCAGAAGATGGACTCAGAAGGGAATTGAATTCGAAGAACACTAGCAAATATTCTACTTCCAAGAACAATCTGGGACCTATTATATGGCCTGGTGATCTAACCTCTGTTCCTAAAGGTTGGGAGATTCCAACAAATAGAAAGAAGCTACGAATAGGAGTGCCAGTGAATTATAATGGTTCCAGCGGATTTGTTAAGGTCATATATGATCATAGCACTAACAGAACACATGTTACTGGGTATTGTATTGACATCTTCAATGCTGTGATGGGATCATTACCATATTCTATTAGCTACTACTTCATTCCCTTTGCAAAACCTGGAGGTGAAAGCGCCGGTACTTACGATGATTTGGTCTATCAAGTATTTCTTCAG AAATTTGATGCTGCGGTAGGCGATATAACGATCATAGCAAATAGGTCTAAGTTTGTGGATTTCACATTGCCATTCACGGAATCTGGAGTGACCATGGTAGTGCCACTCAGAGATAATAGGAGGAAAAATGCATGGGTGTTCTTGAAGCCTTTAAGTTGGGACCTTTGGATGTCAAGCGGTTGTTTCTTTGTATTCATTGGCTTTGTGGTATGGCTTCTTGAACATAGAGTAAATGAAGATTTTCGTGGGCCTTGCTCACATCAGATTGGGACAAGCTTATGGTATGCTTTCTCAACCATGGTTTTCGCACATC GGGAGATAGTGATAAACAACTGCACTAGGATTGTAGTGATCATATGGGTATTTGTAGTGCTCATTCTTACTCAAAGTTACACTGCGAGTTTGGCATCTCTCCTAACAGTTCAACAGCTCCAACCAACAATTACTGAGGTCAAGCAGCTTATTAAGAATGGGGAGAGGGTTGGGTACCCAAGGGGTTCTTTTGTGTTTGGAATCTTAAAAGAAATGTCTTTTAAGGAATCTCAGTTTAAGCAGTATAATTCAATAGAAGAATGTGATGAGCTTTTGTCTAAAGGAAGTGCCAATGGTGGTATAGCTGCTGCTTTTGATGAGATCCCTTACATGAAGCTGTTTATAGGAAAATATTGCTCCAAGTATACCATGGCTGCATCAATCTATAAAACTAATGGGTTTGGCTTT GTATTCCAAGAGGTTCACCTCTTGTAG
- the LOC121243863 gene encoding glutamate receptor 2.2-like isoform X2, giving the protein MPLILTTKLGWSSTPGTPDMKLSKLLLQVPIISFSATSPSLTSLRSPYFFRIAQNDSSQVKAISAIIQAFGWREAVPIYIDNEYGEGIIPYFIDALQDIDVRVPYRSVISPLANDSEISRELYKLMTMQTRVFIVHMSHNLSSRVFTMAKEIGMMSEGYVWIITTGIANFVGSKERSVLASMQGVLGVKTYVPETKELESFTVRWKTKFQQDNPTITDVDLNVFGLWAYDAASALAMAVEKVGTTNLGVGKSTNASSNLIDLESFEISQDGPKLREAIQDTKFRGLAGEFNLLNGQLQSSTFQIINVNGNGERQVGFWTPEDGLRRELNSKNTSKYSTSKNNLGPIIWPGDLTSVPKGWEIPTNRKKLRIGVPVNYNGSSGFVKVIYDHSTNRTHVTGYCIDIFNAVMGSLPYSISYYFIPFAKPGGESAGTYDDLVYQVFLQKFDAAVGDITIIANRSKFVDFTLPFTESGVTMVVPLRDNRRKNAWVFLKPLSWDLWMSSGCFFVFIGFVVWLLEHRVNEDFRGPCSHQIGTSLWYAFSTMVFAHREIVINNCTRIVVIIWVFVVLILTQSYTASLASLLTVQQLQPTITEVKQLIKNGERVGYPRGSFVFGILKEMSFKESQFKQYNSIEECDELLSKGSANGGIAAAFDEIPYMKLFIGKYCSKYTMAASIYKTNGFGFVFQEVHLL; this is encoded by the exons ATGCCTCTCATACTCACTACAAAACTAGGCTGGTCCTCAACCCCAGGGACTCCAGACATGAAGTTGTCCAAGCTGCTGTTGCAG GTGCCCATCATATCATTCTCAGCAACAAGCCCTTCTCTTACCTCACTTCGTAGTCCATACTTTTTTCGAATTGCTCAAAACGACTCATCTCAAGTGAAAGCCATAAGTGCAATTATTCAAGCTTTTGGATGGAGAGAAGCCGTACCTATCTATATAGACAACGAGTATGGAGAAGGTATAATACCCTACTTCATTGATGCCTTGCAAGATATTGATGTTCGTGTTCCCTATCGAAGTGTCATTTCTCCATTGGCCAATGATAGCGAAATCAGTAGAGAACTTTACAAGTTGATGACAATGCAAACTAGAGTTTTCATTGTGCACATGTCGCATAATCTCAGTTCTCGAGTTTTCACAATGGCAAAAGAGATTGGAATGATGAGCGAAGGATATGTTTGGATCATTACCACTGGGATAGCCAACTTTGTTGGGTCGAAAGAACGTTCAGTTCTTGCCTCAATGCAAGGGGTATTGGGTGTGAAGACTTATGTTCCAGAGACAAAAGAGCTTGAAAGTTTTACAGTTCGATGGAAAACGAAATTCCAACAAGACAACCCAACCATTACAGATGTTGATTTGAATGTTTTTGGTTTGTGGGCTTATGATGCTGCTTCAGCTTTAGCCATGGCAGTTGAGAAGGTTGGGACTACAAATCTCGGGGTTGGAAAGAGTACAAATGCTTCAAGCAACTTAATTGATCTTGAAAGTTTCGAGATCTCCCAAGATGGTCCAAAACTTCGTGAAGCTATACAGGATACTAAGTTTAGAGGCCTTGCTGGGGAGTTCAATCTTCTTAATGGGCAGTTACAATCATCGACTTTTCAGATAATTAATGTGAATGGTAATGGAGAAAGACAGGTTGGATTTTGGACACCAGAAGATGGACTCAGAAGGGAATTGAATTCGAAGAACACTAGCAAATATTCTACTTCCAAGAACAATCTGGGACCTATTATATGGCCTGGTGATCTAACCTCTGTTCCTAAAGGTTGGGAGATTCCAACAAATAGAAAGAAGCTACGAATAGGAGTGCCAGTGAATTATAATGGTTCCAGCGGATTTGTTAAGGTCATATATGATCATAGCACTAACAGAACACATGTTACTGGGTATTGTATTGACATCTTCAATGCTGTGATGGGATCATTACCATATTCTATTAGCTACTACTTCATTCCCTTTGCAAAACCTGGAGGTGAAAGCGCCGGTACTTACGATGATTTGGTCTATCAAGTATTTCTTCAG AAATTTGATGCTGCGGTAGGCGATATAACGATCATAGCAAATAGGTCTAAGTTTGTGGATTTCACATTGCCATTCACGGAATCTGGAGTGACCATGGTAGTGCCACTCAGAGATAATAGGAGGAAAAATGCATGGGTGTTCTTGAAGCCTTTAAGTTGGGACCTTTGGATGTCAAGCGGTTGTTTCTTTGTATTCATTGGCTTTGTGGTATGGCTTCTTGAACATAGAGTAAATGAAGATTTTCGTGGGCCTTGCTCACATCAGATTGGGACAAGCTTATGGTATGCTTTCTCAACCATGGTTTTCGCACATC GGGAGATAGTGATAAACAACTGCACTAGGATTGTAGTGATCATATGGGTATTTGTAGTGCTCATTCTTACTCAAAGTTACACTGCGAGTTTGGCATCTCTCCTAACAGTTCAACAGCTCCAACCAACAATTACTGAGGTCAAGCAGCTTATTAAGAATGGGGAGAGGGTTGGGTACCCAAGGGGTTCTTTTGTGTTTGGAATCTTAAAAGAAATGTCTTTTAAGGAATCTCAGTTTAAGCAGTATAATTCAATAGAAGAATGTGATGAGCTTTTGTCTAAAGGAAGTGCCAATGGTGGTATAGCTGCTGCTTTTGATGAGATCCCTTACATGAAGCTGTTTATAGGAAAATATTGCTCCAAGTATACCATGGCTGCATCAATCTATAAAACTAATGGGTTTGGCTTT GTATTCCAAGAGGTTCACCTCTTGTAG